Proteins encoded within one genomic window of Thalassophryne amazonica chromosome 23, fThaAma1.1, whole genome shotgun sequence:
- the sb:cb1058 gene encoding uncharacterized protein sb:cb1058 isoform X1: MLISSAPSFGQVEKVRSESTQRDTEERSHPTETMTIGKNSKKSSVRSSIRAPKFLDKSNGFYGRLDEIDSTGKRTGEEMISGVVANTTPQNVIDFLGADEREEAEVFDCNEGMMEDDGETLLRREPGCRSSRWRRSRRSRSKQKTQRAVEASLSSDEDTRPTLQVELEKLKKKQDEMEKFGNRNDDDQVLIRDKKRGREKEAVEGKEERRMKKEQEEGMKMVKRSMMKNYRKNLDQALRRGWETFIANLYSVTLTPVPSSTSSPSSASQKKLQHNLVLAELH; the protein is encoded by the exons ATGCTAATCTCTTCTGCCCCTTCTTTTGGGCAGGTGGAAAAAGTCAGAAGTGAGAGCACACAACGTGACACAGAAGAAAGAAGCCATCCAACAGAGACGATGACAATTGGCAAAAACTCCAAGAAGAGCTCTGTCCGAAGCTCCATCCGGGCGCCAAAATTCCTTGATAAGTCCAACGGCTTCTACGGTCGCCTTGATGAGATTGACAGCACTGGAAAGAGGACCGGAGAGGAGATGATCAGTGGAGTTGTGGCCAACACAACACCTCAAAATGTGATTGACTTTTTGGGGGCGGATGAGCGGGAAGAAGCGGAAGTCTTTGACTGTAATGAAGGAATGATGGAAGATGATGGGGAGACTCTACTGCGGAGGGAGCCCGGCTGTCGCAGCAGCAGGTGGAGAAGAAGCAGGAGGTCCAGGAGCAAGCAGAAGACTCAGAGAGCCGTGGAAGCCTCATTGAGTTCAGACGAAGACACCAGGCCGACTCTTCAGGTGGAGTTGGAAAAGCTGAAGAAAAAGCAAGATGAGATGGAAAAGTTTGGAAATCGCAATGACGATGACCAGGTCCTAATCAGAGACAagaagagagggagggagaaggAAGCGGTGGAGGGTAAGGAGGAGAGAAGGATGAAGAAAGAGCAAGAGGAGGGGATGAAGATGGTGAAGAGGAGCATGATGAAGAACTACCGCAAG AATTTGGACCAAGCGCTCCGCCGCGGCTGGGAGACTTTCATCGCCAACCTCTACAGTGTCACACTAACGCCTGTGCCATCATCCACATCTTCACCATCTTCTGCATCGCAGAAGAAGCTTCAGCACAACCTTGTGTTAGCCGAGCTTCATTAG
- the b3gat3 gene encoding galactosylgalactosylxylosylprotein 3-beta-glucuronosyltransferase 3 — protein sequence MATRMKLKLKTVFVLYFMVSLLGLIYALMQLGQRCDCTEHDMPKERTISRLRGELHRLQEQMRKSEATKQPQKQAYKPALPTIFVITPTYARLVQKAELTRLSQTFLHVPQLHWILVEDSPHKTPLVTDLLVKSGLTYTHLHMPTAKDHKLQEGDPSWLKPRGVEQRNEGLRWLREDRRAQQGGDNQEGVVYFADDDNTYSLQLFEEMRSTQSVSVWPVGLVGGMKYERPVVEGGKVVRFHTGWRPSRPFPMDMAGFAVSLKLVLANPEACFDGEAPMGFLESSLLQGLVTMDELEPKADNCSKVLVWHTRTEKPKMKREEALQAQGLGSDPAVEV from the exons ATGGCAACGAGGATGAAGCTGAAGCTGAAGACTGTATTTGTTCTCTACTTCATGgtctctctgcttggtctcatCTATGCACTTATGCAACTTG GTCAGCGTTGTGACTGCACAGAGCATGACATGCCTAAAGAACGTACTATATCTCGACTGCGGGGGGAGCTACACCGTCTGCAGGAGCAAATGAGGAAGTCTGAGGCGACCAAGCAACCTCAGAAACAGGCATACAAGCCCGCCCTGCCCACAATCTTTGTCATCACACCAACATATGCAAG GCTGGTGCAGAAGGCTGAGTTGACGCGTTTGTCCCAGACTTTTCTCCATGTTCCTCAGCTTCACTGGATCTTGGTGGAGGATTCTCCACACAAGACCCCACTGGTGACTGACCTCCTGGTCAAGAGTGGCCTGACCTACACGCACCTACATATGCCAACAGCGAAGGACCACAAACTGCAGGAG GGTGACCCCAGTTGGCTGAAGCCccgtggagtggaacagagaaacgAGGGGCTACGGTGGCTCAGAGAGGACAGAAGGGCTCAGCAAGGAGGAGACAACCAGGAAGGCGTGGTTTACTTTGCCGATGATGACAACACGTACAGCCTGCAGCTGTTTGAAGAG ATGAGGAGCACCCAGAGTGTGTCTGTATGGCCGGTGGGGCTGGTTGGAGGGATGAAATATGAGAGGCCAGTGGTTGAAGGAGGAAAG GTGGTTCGCTTCCATACCGGCTGGCGCCCCAGTCGCCCTTTCCCAATGGACATGGCTGGCTTCGCCGTGTCCCTAAAACTAGTCCTGGCCAATCCAGAGGCTTGTTTCGATGGAGAAGCGCCAATGGGCTTTCTGGAGAGCAGCTTACTTCAGGGACTGGTTACTATGGATGAACTGGAGCCAAAAGCGGACAACTGTTCTAAA GTGCTGGTGTGGCACACACGAACCGAGAAACCTAAGATGAAAAGGGAGGAGGCGCTGCAGGCTCAGGGACTGGGTTCAGACCCTGCTGTCGAGGTCTGA
- the sb:cb1058 gene encoding uncharacterized protein sb:cb1058 isoform X2, translated as MTIGKNSKKSSVRSSIRAPKFLDKSNGFYGRLDEIDSTGKRTGEEMISGVVANTTPQNVIDFLGADEREEAEVFDCNEGMMEDDGETLLRREPGCRSSRWRRSRRSRSKQKTQRAVEASLSSDEDTRPTLQVELEKLKKKQDEMEKFGNRNDDDQVLIRDKKRGREKEAVEGKEERRMKKEQEEGMKMVKRSMMKNYRKNLDQALRRGWETFIANLYSVTLTPVPSSTSSPSSASQKKLQHNLVLAELH; from the exons ATGACAATTGGCAAAAACTCCAAGAAGAGCTCTGTCCGAAGCTCCATCCGGGCGCCAAAATTCCTTGATAAGTCCAACGGCTTCTACGGTCGCCTTGATGAGATTGACAGCACTGGAAAGAGGACCGGAGAGGAGATGATCAGTGGAGTTGTGGCCAACACAACACCTCAAAATGTGATTGACTTTTTGGGGGCGGATGAGCGGGAAGAAGCGGAAGTCTTTGACTGTAATGAAGGAATGATGGAAGATGATGGGGAGACTCTACTGCGGAGGGAGCCCGGCTGTCGCAGCAGCAGGTGGAGAAGAAGCAGGAGGTCCAGGAGCAAGCAGAAGACTCAGAGAGCCGTGGAAGCCTCATTGAGTTCAGACGAAGACACCAGGCCGACTCTTCAGGTGGAGTTGGAAAAGCTGAAGAAAAAGCAAGATGAGATGGAAAAGTTTGGAAATCGCAATGACGATGACCAGGTCCTAATCAGAGACAagaagagagggagggagaaggAAGCGGTGGAGGGTAAGGAGGAGAGAAGGATGAAGAAAGAGCAAGAGGAGGGGATGAAGATGGTGAAGAGGAGCATGATGAAGAACTACCGCAAG AATTTGGACCAAGCGCTCCGCCGCGGCTGGGAGACTTTCATCGCCAACCTCTACAGTGTCACACTAACGCCTGTGCCATCATCCACATCTTCACCATCTTCTGCATCGCAGAAGAAGCTTCAGCACAACCTTGTGTTAGCCGAGCTTCATTAG